From a single Methylobacterium oryzae genomic region:
- a CDS encoding AraC family transcriptional regulator, translated as MDVLAEVLDRVRLGGTLLFHFELGHPWNLALPQRPYALFHYVSHGSATLALDQEREFHMSAGDLVVISRGEPHEFYSDRRAEPFSITDLDRSSAHHGIVRHGGSAPPCSTMICGKFTVAQPSRSSLLELLPPVLHLKSTEEGAWLELILQRMVRESAQPRPGQDVVLSRLTEVLFVEVLRSWSTSLRPGEGGWLGAITDPHIGPALRLIHKHLDRSWTLDELGQQVGLGRSAFSARFTKLVGQSMYRYLIARRMSEAAFLLETSDLGIARIATGVGYKSVAAFSKLFHRHHGLSPGRYRATRHVEGDAQPENGL; from the coding sequence ATGGACGTCCTCGCCGAAGTACTCGACCGCGTGCGCCTGGGGGGGACCCTGCTGTTCCATTTCGAGCTCGGCCATCCCTGGAACCTGGCCCTCCCGCAACGCCCGTACGCGCTGTTCCATTACGTCAGCCATGGCTCGGCGACGCTCGCGCTTGATCAGGAGCGAGAATTCCACATGAGCGCGGGCGACCTTGTCGTAATCTCGCGTGGCGAGCCTCACGAATTCTATTCGGATCGCCGAGCGGAACCGTTCTCGATCACAGATCTGGATCGGTCGTCCGCGCATCACGGCATTGTTCGCCATGGCGGCAGCGCCCCGCCCTGTTCCACGATGATTTGCGGCAAGTTCACCGTGGCACAGCCATCGCGGAGCAGCCTGTTGGAATTGCTTCCGCCCGTCCTCCACCTCAAGTCGACGGAGGAGGGTGCGTGGCTCGAACTGATCCTGCAGCGCATGGTGCGTGAGTCGGCGCAGCCGCGCCCCGGTCAGGACGTGGTCCTTTCCCGATTGACGGAGGTCCTCTTCGTCGAGGTGCTGCGAAGCTGGTCGACATCGCTGCGTCCCGGCGAAGGCGGCTGGCTCGGGGCGATCACGGACCCGCATATCGGACCGGCGCTTCGATTGATCCACAAGCACTTGGATCGGTCCTGGACATTGGACGAGTTGGGACAGCAGGTCGGGCTCGGTCGCTCGGCGTTCTCGGCTCGCTTCACCAAGCTCGTCGGCCAATCGATGTACCGCTATCTGATCGCGCGACGGATGTCGGAAGCTGCCTTCTTGCTCGAGACGAGCGACCTGGGAATTGCACGCATTGCGACCGGCGTCGGCTACAAGTCCGTCGCCGCGTTCTCAAAGCTTTTTCACCGGCATCATGGTCTATCACCTGGCCGTTACAGAGCGACCCGACACGTCGAAGGGGATGCGCAGCCGGAGAACGGCCTGTAA
- a CDS encoding NAD(P)/FAD-dependent oxidoreductase — MHRAPPLIIGGGPAGAAAAIGLARAGLRPLLIERNPEAQDALCGGFLSWTTTRRLIDLGVDPVSLGAHRVGALALFSGQDGAEARLPAPAVALSRRVLDEALRARARAAGAAIETGIGARALAEGRVRLVDGGEIHPPCTILATGKHDLRGVLRPRPDGDAAVGLRWRLGASRALATLLSDRVELHLFRGGYAGLVIQEDGSANLCLAVRRSRLSEVDGGPDRFLQAVAEESPALGLRLAAATLGRAQAVANVPYGWRAGAGPANLYRIGDQAGVIPSLAGEGIAIALCSGLAAATAIVRGEPAERFQRSFSRRSSVPITLAGWLWRAAETPKAARQLVRAVASAPALGHLASRLTRI, encoded by the coding sequence ATGCATCGAGCGCCTCCGCTGATCATCGGGGGCGGCCCGGCCGGTGCCGCCGCCGCCATCGGACTTGCCCGGGCGGGCCTGCGGCCATTGCTGATTGAACGTAATCCCGAAGCGCAGGATGCTCTGTGCGGCGGCTTCCTGAGCTGGACGACGACCCGGCGCCTGATCGATCTGGGCGTCGATCCCGTTTCCCTTGGCGCTCATCGTGTCGGGGCGCTGGCGTTGTTCTCGGGGCAGGACGGAGCCGAAGCTCGGCTGCCCGCACCTGCCGTCGCCCTCTCGCGCCGCGTCCTCGACGAGGCCCTGCGCGCGCGCGCACGGGCGGCGGGCGCGGCGATCGAGACCGGGATCGGGGCGCGGGCCCTGGCGGAGGGCCGGGTGCGTCTTGTCGACGGGGGCGAGATCCACCCGCCCTGCACGATCCTCGCGACCGGCAAGCATGATCTGCGCGGTGTCTTGCGCCCGCGTCCGGACGGGGACGCCGCGGTCGGGCTGCGCTGGCGCCTGGGTGCGAGCCGGGCGCTCGCGACGTTGCTCTCCGACCGGGTGGAGCTGCACCTGTTCCGCGGCGGATATGCCGGATTGGTCATCCAGGAGGATGGCAGTGCCAACCTCTGCCTCGCCGTCCGACGAAGCCGCCTCAGCGAGGTCGACGGCGGACCGGATCGGTTCCTCCAGGCTGTCGCGGAGGAATCGCCCGCCCTCGGTCTGCGCTTGGCCGCGGCGACGCTCGGGCGCGCCCAAGCGGTCGCGAACGTACCCTACGGCTGGCGCGCGGGTGCCGGACCGGCGAACCTCTACCGGATCGGGGATCAGGCCGGAGTCATCCCGTCTCTCGCGGGCGAAGGAATCGCCATTGCGCTGTGCAGCGGCTTAGCCGCGGCCACCGCGATCGTGCGCGGCGAGCCGGCCGAACGCTTTCAGCGATCGTTCTCGCGAAGGTCGTCCGTCCCGATCACTCTGGCCGGATGGCTCTGGCGCGCGGCGGAGACCCCCAAAGCCGCCAGGCAGCTGGTGCGCGCAGTCGCCTCCGCGCCGGCGCTCGGGCATCTGGCCTCGCGGCTGACGCGGATCTGA
- a CDS encoding methyltransferase domain-containing protein, producing MDAPDLPEAAYAALLADLARVNRWTLAARPTLAFLRRAARRAGRLRLLDVGFGQGDMLRRIARWAAREGVPVELFGIDINPRSAPVARAATDRALRIEYRTGAYADLAGQGWDVIVSSLVAHHMDHAELLAFLRFMEREARVGWLINDLHRHALPYAGFPILARAMGWHRIVREDGTLSIARAYRPAEWPPVLAEAGIAEASVTRWFPFRLCIERLR from the coding sequence ATGGATGCTCCGGATCTGCCCGAGGCCGCATACGCCGCGCTCCTTGCCGACCTCGCGCGCGTCAACCGATGGACGCTGGCGGCGCGGCCAACCTTGGCTTTCCTGAGGCGGGCGGCCCGGCGCGCCGGGCGCCTCAGGCTCCTCGACGTCGGTTTCGGGCAGGGCGACATGCTGCGTCGGATCGCGCGCTGGGCGGCCAGGGAGGGCGTGCCCGTGGAGTTGTTCGGGATCGACATCAACCCCCGTTCGGCGCCGGTCGCCCGGGCGGCAACCGACCGCGCGCTCCGCATCGAGTACCGGACCGGCGCCTACGCGGACCTCGCCGGACAGGGCTGGGATGTTATCGTGTCGAGCCTCGTCGCGCACCACATGGACCACGCGGAACTGCTGGCGTTCCTTCGCTTCATGGAGCGCGAGGCGCGTGTCGGCTGGCTGATCAACGACCTGCATCGCCACGCCCTGCCCTATGCGGGCTTTCCGATCCTGGCTCGGGCCATGGGATGGCATCGGATCGTCCGCGAGGACGGCACCCTCTCGATCGCGCGCGCATACCGGCCGGCGGAATGGCCGCCGGTCCTGGCCGAGGCCGGAATCGCCGAAGCCTCTGTCACCCGTTGGTTCCCGTTCCGGCTATGCATCGAGCGCCTCCGCTGA
- a CDS encoding type III polyketide synthase, translating to MTEAYLNRIETAVPPHDVHAAFAAFARSQLADDRHKLRILDRMVERSGIEHRYSCLAPGLDPGHDAVDADGLYRPGSFPTTAARMRLYEEHAPALATRAVEKLQLGDQRDRITHLVVSSCTGFSAPGLDIDIIERCGLRGSVERTMVGFMGCYAAINALKIARHIVRSEPQARVLVLSIELCTLHLQETSDLEQILTFLLFADGCAASIVSADPTGLRLDAFNALLTPDTRQLLTWHIRESGFDMVLSGRLPAAVQEGISGRADEFLAGHRIPDVGAWAVHPGGRTVLDAVERAFALPPSALAVSRDILRRFGNMSSATVMFVLAALMDQAKAGEVGCAMAFGPGLVAETMMFQKAA from the coding sequence ATGACGGAAGCCTACCTCAACCGCATCGAGACGGCCGTCCCGCCCCACGACGTCCACGCGGCCTTCGCGGCCTTCGCCCGATCTCAGCTCGCCGACGACCGGCACAAGCTGCGCATCCTGGACCGCATGGTGGAGCGCAGCGGGATCGAGCATCGGTATTCCTGCCTCGCGCCCGGGCTCGACCCGGGCCACGACGCCGTGGATGCCGACGGCCTCTACCGACCCGGGAGCTTCCCGACGACCGCGGCCCGCATGCGACTCTACGAGGAGCACGCCCCTGCGCTCGCGACGCGTGCGGTCGAGAAACTCCAACTCGGCGATCAGCGGGACCGCATCACTCATCTCGTGGTGTCGAGTTGCACCGGCTTCTCGGCACCGGGGCTGGACATCGACATCATCGAGCGCTGCGGTCTCAGGGGGTCGGTCGAGCGGACGATGGTCGGCTTCATGGGCTGCTACGCCGCGATCAACGCCCTGAAGATCGCGCGGCACATCGTTCGTTCGGAGCCGCAGGCCCGGGTCCTGGTGCTGAGCATCGAGCTCTGCACGCTGCACCTGCAGGAGACCTCTGATCTCGAGCAGATCCTGACATTCCTCCTCTTCGCGGACGGGTGCGCTGCCAGTATCGTCTCCGCCGATCCGACGGGGCTGAGGCTCGACGCGTTCAACGCCCTGCTCACGCCCGACACGCGACAGCTCCTGACCTGGCATATCCGCGAATCCGGGTTCGACATGGTCCTGTCGGGCCGCCTGCCCGCGGCAGTGCAGGAAGGGATCAGCGGTCGCGCGGACGAGTTCCTGGCGGGACATCGGATTCCGGACGTCGGCGCCTGGGCCGTCCATCCGGGCGGCCGAACCGTGCTCGACGCCGTGGAGCGCGCCTTCGCGCTGCCGCCCAGCGCGTTGGCGGTCTCGCGCGATATCTTGCGTCGGTTCGGCAACATGTCGTCGGCGACCGTCATGTTCGTGCTCGCCGCGCTCATGGATCAGGCGAAGGCGGGTGAGGTCGGTTGTGCGATGGCGTTCGGCCCGGGCCTCGTCGCCGAAACGATGATGTTCCAAAAGGCGGCCTAG
- a CDS encoding DHA2 family efflux MFS transporter permease subunit has translation MPDIQHAARAAVPIVRDVADAADRPAPTDRGGASAPAPTAGPRTWAGFAILCVGMFIAILDIQIVATSLPRIQTGLGIPPDRVSWVQTAYLTAEVLVIPLTGPLTRLASMRRLFVTSVTLFTFASCGCAASGGFASLIVWRALQGASGGALIPTVFSAVFLLFPPNRQGIATAVAGTLAVLAPTAGPVVGGWITETATWHWLFLINVPAGLVSAIGGYWLLPRDRRRGRLGELDVTALGLLAVALCNLELGLKAAPESGWVAPAAVAHLGASTVAALVFVRRTLAAAHPLVELRMFADRRFAVGSALSFACGVGLYGCVYLMPVFLGYVQGRRPLAIGEIMLVTGLAQLAASPLAVALDERVDATVLAVLGFGLFAVGSFLSTTQTASMDPGALVVPQIVRGLAIMFCLLAPTRLALGHLATESVPDASGLFNLMRNLGGAVGLSLIDTVIYGRIPGHVSDLVARLASGDLDAAKLVGIPPAVFAAQSGKPDSEATRALVAPLIEKAALTASIGDAWMLVGTLNVVAIAALLLVRRRAEPSLEPKP, from the coding sequence ATGCCCGATATCCAGCACGCGGCCCGGGCTGCCGTTCCGATCGTCCGCGACGTCGCGGACGCCGCCGATCGACCGGCTCCAACGGACCGGGGTGGGGCCAGTGCGCCTGCGCCGACCGCCGGGCCCCGAACATGGGCCGGCTTCGCCATCCTGTGCGTCGGCATGTTCATCGCCATCCTGGACATCCAGATCGTCGCGACATCCCTTCCGCGGATCCAGACGGGTCTCGGGATCCCGCCGGACCGGGTCAGCTGGGTCCAGACGGCGTATCTTACCGCCGAGGTGCTCGTCATTCCGCTCACGGGTCCCCTCACGCGCCTGGCGAGCATGCGCCGGCTCTTCGTGACATCGGTGACCCTGTTCACGTTCGCGTCGTGCGGTTGTGCCGCGAGCGGCGGCTTTGCCTCGCTCATCGTCTGGCGCGCGCTCCAGGGCGCGTCCGGGGGCGCGTTGATCCCGACCGTGTTTTCAGCCGTCTTCCTGCTGTTCCCGCCGAACCGCCAGGGCATCGCCACGGCCGTCGCGGGAACGCTCGCCGTCCTCGCCCCGACCGCCGGCCCCGTCGTCGGCGGCTGGATCACTGAGACGGCGACCTGGCATTGGCTGTTCCTGATCAACGTGCCCGCCGGTCTCGTCTCGGCCATCGGCGGGTACTGGCTGCTGCCGCGTGACCGGCGGCGCGGACGGCTCGGCGAACTCGATGTGACAGCCCTAGGGCTCCTGGCCGTCGCCCTGTGCAATCTGGAGCTCGGCCTCAAGGCGGCCCCGGAATCCGGCTGGGTGGCGCCTGCAGCCGTCGCACATCTCGGCGCGAGCACGGTGGCCGCGCTCGTGTTCGTCCGCCGTACCCTGGCGGCGGCCCATCCGCTCGTCGAGCTCCGGATGTTCGCGGATCGCCGCTTCGCCGTGGGCTCGGCACTCAGCTTCGCGTGCGGGGTGGGCCTTTACGGTTGCGTCTACCTCATGCCGGTCTTCCTCGGCTACGTGCAGGGACGCAGGCCGCTCGCGATCGGCGAGATCATGCTCGTCACCGGCCTGGCGCAACTCGCCGCGTCTCCACTCGCCGTCGCCCTGGACGAGCGCGTCGACGCGACCGTGCTCGCCGTCCTCGGATTCGGTCTGTTCGCGGTCGGCTCGTTCCTGAGCACGACCCAGACGGCCTCGATGGATCCTGGCGCGCTGGTCGTCCCGCAGATCGTACGCGGGCTCGCCATCATGTTCTGCCTGCTGGCGCCGACACGGTTGGCGCTGGGTCATCTGGCGACCGAGAGCGTTCCGGATGCCAGCGGGCTGTTCAACCTCATGCGAAATCTCGGCGGTGCCGTCGGCCTCTCGCTGATCGACACCGTGATCTACGGGCGGATCCCCGGCCACGTATCCGATCTCGTCGCGCGACTCGCGTCCGGCGATCTCGACGCCGCGAAACTTGTTGGCATCCCGCCGGCCGTTTTCGCGGCCCAGTCGGGCAAGCCGGACAGCGAAGCGACGCGCGCCCTCGTCGCGCCGCTCATCGAGAAGGCGGCCCTGACCGCTTCGATCGGCGATGCCTGGATGCTCGTCGGGACCCTCAACGTGGTCGCGATTGCCGCCCTGCTGCTCGTTCGCAGACGCGCCGAGCCGAGCCTGGAGCCGAAGCCATGA
- a CDS encoding sensor histidine kinase, producing the protein MLRKTLAWRHSLVAKLGLMVLLFMAATEGARLLSLDRLEHADALSREMHHRWLERIRVLGSLNHGISDARTAEAEILLGPDLADRPDRLASLQRVSAHLAEVMTRYAALLRRGEDRSELVRLQDLWRAHAAVAERVAALSRDGEADQGILLFNGESKITFDAARDAAFRLTLATEARAEADRGRAAAAIAEAQDWVSDLMLGTLALFFAITVYVWRAISQPLLRLADRMRRLADYETDFALPDEKRPDEIGAMARALAVFRSNTTELLESRKRLAIQSGALSTALQKERALAVEQRNFITTVSHEFRTPLMAIDGNAQRLIATKDRAKPGDIADRAHRIRSAVFRIASLMSGLSRALEDTGGNLRPRMRRFDLAAMLRSLCRYYREIGMSGELVEDMSDASLEIVGDPDLLHLAVSNLLSNGFKYASDSDPVRLRAYPSGAGVEIVVEDEGVGIPRGEIGRIRERYYRASNVGTIPGTGIGLSLVEEIARRHGGRLIIESEEGRGTRAMLALPRDGALSSPEPEHA; encoded by the coding sequence TTGCTGCGCAAGACCCTGGCTTGGCGCCACTCCCTGGTCGCGAAGCTGGGTCTCATGGTGCTCCTCTTCATGGCCGCGACGGAGGGCGCCCGCCTCCTCAGCCTGGATCGGCTCGAACATGCCGACGCGCTCTCCCGCGAGATGCACCACCGCTGGCTAGAGCGCATCCGGGTCCTCGGGAGTCTGAACCACGGGATCTCGGACGCGCGCACCGCGGAGGCCGAAATCCTTCTCGGCCCGGATCTCGCGGACCGCCCCGATCGCCTGGCGTCGCTGCAGCGCGTGTCCGCCCATCTCGCGGAAGTGATGACACGCTATGCGGCGCTGCTCCGGCGAGGCGAGGACCGGAGCGAGCTCGTGCGGCTGCAAGACCTGTGGCGCGCGCACGCAGCCGTGGCGGAGCGCGTGGCCGCGCTGAGCCGGGACGGCGAGGCCGACCAAGGAATCCTGCTGTTCAACGGCGAGTCGAAGATCACCTTCGACGCGGCCCGCGACGCCGCCTTCAGGCTAACGCTCGCTACAGAGGCGCGCGCGGAGGCCGACCGCGGCCGAGCAGCCGCGGCCATCGCGGAAGCTCAGGACTGGGTCTCCGACCTGATGCTCGGGACCCTGGCCCTGTTCTTCGCCATCACGGTCTACGTCTGGCGCGCCATCTCGCAGCCGCTCCTGCGGCTCGCCGATCGCATGCGGCGTCTCGCGGATTACGAGACCGACTTCGCGCTCCCCGACGAGAAGCGGCCAGACGAGATCGGGGCGATGGCGCGAGCGCTTGCGGTGTTCCGGAGCAATACCACCGAGCTTCTTGAGTCGCGCAAGCGCCTAGCCATACAATCCGGGGCGCTAAGCACCGCCCTGCAGAAGGAGCGGGCGCTCGCCGTTGAGCAGCGCAACTTCATAACGACGGTCTCGCATGAATTCCGCACGCCGCTGATGGCGATCGACGGGAACGCGCAGCGGCTGATCGCGACCAAGGACCGGGCCAAGCCGGGCGACATCGCCGATCGGGCACACCGCATCCGGTCCGCCGTGTTCCGGATCGCGAGCCTGATGTCGGGCCTATCGCGGGCGCTGGAGGATACCGGCGGAAACCTCCGCCCGCGCATGCGCCGCTTCGATCTCGCCGCGATGCTGCGGTCGTTGTGCCGGTACTATCGCGAGATCGGGATGAGTGGTGAGTTGGTCGAAGACATGTCGGATGCATCGCTGGAGATCGTCGGCGATCCCGACCTTTTGCATCTGGCCGTCAGCAATCTTCTCTCGAACGGGTTCAAGTATGCGTCGGACAGCGACCCCGTCCGACTGCGGGCATACCCGTCCGGCGCCGGCGTCGAGATCGTCGTCGAGGACGAGGGCGTGGGCATCCCGCGCGGCGAGATCGGACGCATCCGGGAGCGCTACTACCGGGCGAGCAACGTCGGCACGATACCGGGCACGGGGATCGGGCTGAGCCTCGTGGAGGAGATCGCACGCCGCCATGGCGGCCGCCTCATCATCGAGAGCGAAGAGGGCCGCGGAACCCGTGCTATGCTGGCGCTGCCGCGAGACGGGGCGCTGTCATCCCCGGAGCCGGAGCATGCCTAG
- a CDS encoding response regulator transcription factor, producing the protein MPRILCVEDDEETASLVAEALVDLGYTVERASDGEAGLSAIQMSPPDLVLCDVRMPGMNGLDLLEQLAAAAPHLARIPFVFLTALDDRGSEIAARRKGADDYLTKPVDFEMLAVVVEHRLRAGRGGQGQDAFGHLTGREREVLTWASRGKTSAEIALILDLRERTVNFHFDQAMKRLNVVNRTHAVARALSLRLID; encoded by the coding sequence ATGCCTAGGATACTCTGCGTTGAGGACGACGAGGAAACGGCGAGCCTGGTCGCGGAAGCCCTGGTCGACCTCGGCTACACGGTGGAACGCGCCTCGGACGGGGAGGCGGGTTTGTCGGCCATCCAAATGTCACCTCCGGACCTGGTCCTGTGCGACGTGCGCATGCCGGGGATGAACGGCCTGGACTTGCTCGAGCAACTGGCTGCGGCTGCCCCGCACCTCGCGCGGATCCCTTTCGTGTTCCTCACGGCGCTCGACGATCGCGGCAGCGAGATCGCCGCGCGCCGGAAGGGCGCGGATGACTACCTCACCAAGCCGGTCGACTTCGAGATGCTGGCTGTCGTGGTGGAGCATCGTCTCCGCGCGGGTCGAGGCGGGCAGGGCCAAGACGCGTTCGGCCATCTGACCGGCCGGGAACGGGAAGTGTTGACCTGGGCCAGCCGCGGGAAGACGTCCGCGGAGATCGCCCTGATCCTCGATCTGCGGGAGCGAACCGTCAACTTCCATTTCGACCAGGCCATGAAGCGCCTGAACGTCGTCAATAGAACGCATGCGGTGGCCCGTGCGCTCTCGTTGCGGTTGATCGATTGA
- a CDS encoding alpha/beta fold hydrolase, with the protein MMTRRLFSQTLFAGAAAALLPGTAPAQDLPRARSVVLVHGLFADGSCWSEVIPRLQEKGLNVTSVQNPLTTFEEAVASARRVLARQEGPIVLVGHSFSGMIVTEAGIDPKVSALVYVAARAPDAGEDYTALAKTYPTPPASAGIVFDGDEGRLSEAAFLRDFAGDLPADRAKVLFAVQQPFHKALLAGRTTQAAWRSKPSFYAVSTEDRTINPDLERFMAKRMSAKTVELAASHLSLISQAPYVADLILEAAGQPQGRR; encoded by the coding sequence ATGATGACTCGGAGACTGTTCAGCCAAACGCTCTTCGCCGGCGCCGCCGCCGCGCTGCTTCCCGGGACGGCGCCGGCCCAGGATCTGCCGCGTGCGCGCAGCGTCGTCCTGGTCCACGGACTGTTCGCCGACGGGTCGTGCTGGTCCGAGGTGATCCCGCGGCTGCAGGAGAAGGGCCTGAACGTCACCTCCGTGCAGAACCCGCTGACCACCTTCGAGGAGGCCGTCGCGTCCGCACGGCGGGTTCTGGCCCGGCAGGAGGGACCGATCGTCCTCGTGGGCCACTCGTTCTCCGGCATGATCGTGACCGAGGCCGGGATCGACCCGAAGGTGTCCGCCCTCGTCTACGTCGCGGCCCGGGCGCCCGATGCCGGCGAGGATTACACTGCGCTGGCCAAGACCTATCCGACGCCGCCGGCCTCGGCCGGAATTGTGTTCGACGGCGACGAGGGGCGCCTGAGCGAGGCGGCCTTCCTGAGAGACTTCGCGGGCGACCTACCGGCGGACCGAGCCAAGGTTCTGTTCGCGGTCCAGCAGCCGTTCCACAAGGCGTTGTTGGCCGGGAGGACAACCCAGGCGGCGTGGCGATCGAAGCCGAGCTTCTACGCCGTGTCGACCGAGGACCGGACCATCAACCCGGACCTCGAACGGTTCATGGCCAAGCGCATGAGCGCGAAGACCGTGGAACTCGCGGCGAGCCACCTGTCCCTAATTTCGCAGGCACCATACGTCGCGGACCTCATCCTTGAGGCTGCCGGCCAACCCCAAGGACGTCGCTGA
- a CDS encoding tautomerase family protein, giving the protein MPYLQLDVTGPHSVASKKRLAAQMSQTYAEMMSVDIRRISVAIRELGEGGVWRIPEAGGAPVPVSVMMLDIRKGRSAELRMEVAKALCAHCIEILGLHKDRLNVEFTQHSGDEMYHPTLGGYSPEWSPDER; this is encoded by the coding sequence ATGCCGTACCTCCAGCTCGACGTGACCGGCCCGCATTCCGTGGCCTCCAAGAAGCGCCTCGCGGCGCAGATGAGCCAGACCTATGCGGAGATGATGTCGGTCGACATCAGGCGGATCAGCGTCGCCATCCGCGAACTCGGCGAGGGCGGCGTGTGGCGGATACCGGAGGCCGGCGGCGCGCCGGTGCCGGTGTCCGTGATGATGCTGGACATCCGCAAGGGACGCTCGGCCGAGTTGCGGATGGAAGTCGCCAAGGCGCTGTGCGCCCACTGCATCGAGATCCTCGGGTTGCACAAGGATCGCCTCAACGTGGAGTTCACGCAGCATTCCGGCGACGAGATGTATCACCCGACCCTCGGGGGCTACAGCCCCGAGTGGTCTCCGGACGAGCGATGA
- a CDS encoding SDR family NAD(P)-dependent oxidoreductase, which translates to MTTQSTKGLAVVTGASAGIGAVYADRLTRRGYDLLLVARNDERLQALADRLTRETGRKVEPFKADLGRKDDLARLEARLREDASITMLVNNAGIGSVASTLQADVETMDAMIQLNITALTRLTYAVAPAFVARGSGTIINISSVVGIAVEMLNGVYSASKSYVLSFGHALQKDLADKGVRVQTVLPGATATEFWDVAGYAAQKTSAITMSAADLVDAALAGLDQGELVTIPGLQDESDWTRWEEDRRAMAAKFGNAKPSARYGLATSNAA; encoded by the coding sequence ATGACCACTCAATCCACGAAGGGCCTCGCTGTCGTGACCGGTGCATCTGCCGGCATCGGCGCGGTTTACGCCGACCGCCTCACCAGACGGGGGTATGACCTGCTGCTAGTCGCTCGAAACGATGAGCGCCTGCAGGCGCTGGCCGACCGCCTGACCCGCGAGACGGGGCGCAAGGTTGAGCCGTTCAAGGCCGATCTGGGACGCAAAGACGATCTCGCGCGCCTGGAGGCTCGCCTGCGCGAGGACGCGAGCATCACCATGCTCGTGAACAACGCGGGCATCGGCTCCGTCGCCTCGACCCTTCAGGCCGACGTGGAAACGATGGACGCGATGATCCAGCTCAACATCACCGCGCTGACCCGCCTGACCTATGCGGTCGCTCCTGCTTTCGTGGCGCGCGGATCAGGGACAATCATCAATATCTCGTCCGTCGTCGGCATCGCGGTCGAGATGCTGAACGGCGTCTACAGCGCCTCGAAATCCTACGTCCTCAGCTTCGGCCACGCGCTGCAGAAGGACCTCGCGGACAAGGGCGTGCGCGTCCAGACCGTGCTGCCCGGCGCGACGGCTACAGAGTTCTGGGATGTCGCCGGTTACGCGGCACAGAAGACATCGGCGATCACCATGTCGGCGGCCGATCTGGTCGACGCGGCTTTGGCCGGTCTCGATCAGGGCGAGCTTGTCACCATCCCAGGACTGCAGGATGAGTCCGATTGGACGCGCTGGGAGGAGGATCGCCGGGCCATGGCCGCCAAGTTCGGCAACGCCAAGCCGTCGGCGCGCTACGGGCTTGCGACGTCGAACGCGGCCTGA
- a CDS encoding GlxA family transcriptional regulator, protein MQRVGFVVYPGYSMMALAAVPAFEVANLAADAATYDIHFISEHGGPVGTSAGMNVETEAFGETPFDTLIIGGGTFVQPSTPGLVALVQRAAENARRVAAICTGAFVLGEAGLLDGRRVTTHWMHARELQSQFPDCSADTDRIFINDGPIWTSAGMSAGIDLALALIEADLGHAVTKEIAKKLVLYHRRAGGQSQFSTLLDLDAKSDRIQAALTYAKQNLHRPLSVEELAQAAHLSPRQFSRVFHAETGQSPAKAVENLRVEAARVLMERSRHPIDAVADQTGFADRNRMRRAFLRAFGQPPQAIRRNARGDLNTANA, encoded by the coding sequence ATGCAGCGCGTCGGCTTCGTCGTCTATCCGGGGTACTCGATGATGGCGCTGGCGGCCGTGCCGGCCTTCGAGGTCGCCAATCTCGCGGCGGACGCGGCAACCTACGACATCCACTTCATCTCCGAGCATGGCGGTCCGGTCGGCACCTCGGCCGGCATGAACGTGGAGACGGAGGCATTCGGCGAAACGCCCTTCGACACGCTCATCATCGGCGGCGGCACCTTCGTGCAACCGTCGACGCCCGGGCTCGTCGCGCTCGTTCAGCGCGCGGCCGAAAACGCCCGGCGCGTTGCCGCCATCTGCACAGGGGCCTTCGTCCTCGGCGAGGCCGGCCTGCTCGACGGACGGCGGGTCACGACGCACTGGATGCACGCGCGGGAGCTACAGTCCCAGTTTCCGGATTGCTCGGCCGACACGGACCGCATTTTCATCAACGATGGCCCGATCTGGACGTCGGCGGGCATGAGCGCTGGCATCGACCTCGCGCTTGCTCTGATCGAGGCGGATCTCGGCCACGCGGTGACGAAGGAGATCGCTAAGAAGCTCGTGCTCTACCATCGCCGGGCCGGTGGCCAGTCGCAGTTCTCGACCCTGCTCGACCTCGACGCGAAGTCGGACCGCATCCAGGCGGCCCTGACCTATGCCAAACAGAACCTCCACCGCCCGCTCTCGGTCGAGGAGTTGGCGCAAGCCGCCCACCTGAGCCCGCGCCAGTTCAGCCGTGTGTTCCATGCCGAGACCGGCCAGTCGCCGGCCAAGGCGGTCGAGAACCTCCGGGTCGAGGCCGCGCGCGTTTTGATGGAGCGCAGCCGGCATCCCATCGACGCCGTCGCCGACCAAACTGGCTTCGCAGACCGCAATCGGATGCGTCGCGCGTTCCTTCGAGCGTTCGGGCAGCCGCCACAGGCTATCCGGCGTAATGCGCGTGGGGATTTGAATACGGCGAATGCGTAG